In Terriglobales bacterium, a single genomic region encodes these proteins:
- the rpmE gene encoding 50S ribosomal protein L31 — MKRAIHPAYNEVRVHCACGNTFTTRSTHKGDIHVEICSNCHPFFTGKQKLLDTAGRVERFRRKYAKAEKAAEKK, encoded by the coding sequence ATGAAGCGAGCTATCCATCCCGCCTACAACGAAGTGCGCGTGCACTGCGCCTGCGGCAACACCTTCACCACCCGCTCCACCCATAAGGGCGACATCCACGTGGAGATCTGCTCCAACTGTCACCCCTTCTTCACCGGCAAGCAGAAGCTCCTGGACACCGCCGGACGCGTGGAGCGCTTCCGCCGCAAGTACGCCAAGGCGGAAAAGGCCGCCGAGAAGAAATAA